From a single Piliocolobus tephrosceles isolate RC106 chromosome 21, ASM277652v3, whole genome shotgun sequence genomic region:
- the TIMM29 gene encoding mitochondrial import inner membrane translocase subunit Tim29 has translation MAAAALRRFWSRRRAEAGDVAAAKPGVWARLGSWARALLRDYAEACRDAAAEASARPGRAAVYVGLLGGAAACFTLAPSEGAFEEALLEASGTLLLLAPATRNRESEAFVQRLLWLRGCGRLRHVNLGLCSLVYEAPFDAQASLYQARCRYLQPRWTDFPGRVLDVGFVGRWWVLGARMRDCDINDDEFLHLPAHLRVVGPQQLHSETNERLFDEKYKPVVLTDDQVDQALWEEQVLQKEKKDRLALSQAHSLVQAEAPR, from the exons ATGGCTGCGGCGGCTCTGAGGAGATTTTGGTCCCGACGCCGCGCAGAGGCGGGCGACGTTGCAGCGGCGAAGCCGGGAGTGTGGGCGCGGCTGG GGTCCTGGGCCCGCGCGCTGCTCCGGGACTACGCCGAGGCCTGCAGGGACGCGGCGGCGGAGGCTAGTGCCCGGCCGGGGCGCGCGGCCGTGTATGTGGGGCTGCTGGGCGGCGCGGCGGCCTGCTTCACGCTGGCGCCGAGCGAGGGTGCTTTCGAGGAGGCGCTGCTGGAGGCGTCGGGGACCCTCCTGCTGCTGGCGCCGGCCACCCGCAACCGCGAGTCCGAAGCCTTCGTGCAGCGGCTGCTCTGGCTGCGGGGCTGTGGCCGCCTGCGCCACGTCAACCTGGGGCTCTGCTCCCTGGTGTACGAGGCGCCCTTCGACGCTCAGGCCAGCCTCTACCAGGCGCGCTGCCGCTACCTGCAGCCCCGCTGGACCGACTTCCCCGGCCGGGTCCTGGACGTGGGCTTCGTGGGTCGCTGGTGGGTGCTGGGGGCCCGGATGCGCGACTGCGATATCAACGATGACGAATTTCTGCACCTGCCGGCGCATTTGCGGGTGGTCGGGCCGCAGCAGCTGCATTCCGAGACCAACGAGCGGCTCTTCGATGAGAAGTACAAGCCTGTCGTGCTCACCGACGATCAGGTGGACCAGGCGCTGTGGGAGGAGCAGGTcttgcagaaggaaaaaaaggacagGCTCGCCCTGAGCCAGGCCCACTCGCTGGTGCAGGCGGAGGCCCCGAGATGA
- the YIPF2 gene encoding protein YIPF2 isoform X2, which produces MASADDQAFHEFEEATNLLAETPDAATTSRSDQLTPQGHVAVAVGSGGSYGAEDEVEEESDKAALLQEKQQQQPGFWTFSYYQSFFDVDTSQVLNRIKGSLLPRPGHNFVRHHLRNRPDLYGPFWICATLAFVLAVTGNLTLVLAQRRDPSIHYSPQFHKVTVAGISIYCYAWLVPLALWGFLRWRKGVRERMGPYTFLETVCVYGYSLFVFIPMVVLWLIPVPWLQWLFGALALGLSATGLVFTLWPVVREDTRLVAMVLLSAVVLLHALLAVGCKLYFFQSLPPENVAPPPQITSLPSNIPLPPTLPKSMAPS; this is translated from the exons ATGGCATCGGCTGACGACCAGGCCTTCCACG AATTCGAGGAGGCCACTAATCTTCTGGCTGAGACCCCAGATGCAGCCACAACCAGCAGAAGTGATCAGCTGACCCCACAAGGGCACGTGGCTGTGGCCGTGGGCTCAGGTGGCAGCTATGGAGCCGAGGatgaggtggaggaggagagtGACAAGGCCGCG CTCCtgcaggagaagcagcagcagcagcccggATTCTGGACCTTCAGCTACTATCAGAGCTTCTTTGACGTGGACACCTCACAG GTCCTGAACCGGATCAAAGGATCACTGCTGCCCCGGCCTGGCCACAACTTTGTGCGGCACCATCTGCGGAATCGGCCGGATCTGTATG GCCCCTTCTGGATCTGTGCCACGTTGGCCTTCGTCTTGGCTGTCACTGGCAACCTGACGCTGGTGCTGGCCCAGAGGAGAGACCCCTCCATCCACTACAGCCCCCAGTTCCACAAGG TGACCGTGGCAGGCATCAGCATCTACTGCTACGCGTGGCTGGTGCCCCTGGCCCTGTGGGGTTTTCTGCGGTGGCGCAAGGGTGTCCGGGAGCGCATGGGGCCCTACACCTTCCTGGAGACCGTGTGCGTCTACGGCTACTCCCTCTTTGTCTTCATCCCCATGGTG GTCCTGTGGCTCATCCCTGTGCCTTGGCTGCAGTGGCTCTTTGGGGCACTGGCCCTGGGCCTGTCGGCCACCGGGCTGGTATTCACCCTCTGGCCTGTGGTCCGTGAGGACACCAGGCTGGTGGCCATGGTGCTGCTGTCTGCCGTTGTGCTGCTCCATGCACTCCTGGCCGTGGGCTGTAAG TTGTACTTCTTCCAGTCACTGCCTCCGGAGAACGTGGCTCCTCCACCCCAAATCACATCTCTGCCCTCAAACATCCCGCTGCCCCCTACCCTGCCAAAGTCCATGGCCCCCTCCTAG
- the YIPF2 gene encoding protein YIPF2 isoform X1, translating into MASADDQAFHEFEEATNLLAETPDAATTSRSDQLTPQGHVAVAVGSGGSYGAEDEVEEESDKAALLQEKQQQQPGFWTFSYYQSFFDVDTSQVLNRIKGSLLPRPGHNFVRHHLRNRPDLYGMEFHRVSQARLKLLTSGDPPASASLSAGIKGPFWICATLAFVLAVTGNLTLVLAQRRDPSIHYSPQFHKVTVAGISIYCYAWLVPLALWGFLRWRKGVRERMGPYTFLETVCVYGYSLFVFIPMVVLWLIPVPWLQWLFGALALGLSATGLVFTLWPVVREDTRLVAMVLLSAVVLLHALLAVGCKLYFFQSLPPENVAPPPQITSLPSNIPLPPTLPKSMAPS; encoded by the exons ATGGCATCGGCTGACGACCAGGCCTTCCACG AATTCGAGGAGGCCACTAATCTTCTGGCTGAGACCCCAGATGCAGCCACAACCAGCAGAAGTGATCAGCTGACCCCACAAGGGCACGTGGCTGTGGCCGTGGGCTCAGGTGGCAGCTATGGAGCCGAGGatgaggtggaggaggagagtGACAAGGCCGCG CTCCtgcaggagaagcagcagcagcagcccggATTCTGGACCTTCAGCTACTATCAGAGCTTCTTTGACGTGGACACCTCACAG GTCCTGAACCGGATCAAAGGATCACTGCTGCCCCGGCCTGGCCACAACTTTGTGCGGCACCATCTGCGGAATCGGCCGGATCTGTATG ggatggagtttcaccgtgttagccaggctcgtctcaaactcctgacctcaggtgatccacccgcctcagcctccctaagtgctggaattaaag GCCCCTTCTGGATCTGTGCCACGTTGGCCTTCGTCTTGGCTGTCACTGGCAACCTGACGCTGGTGCTGGCCCAGAGGAGAGACCCCTCCATCCACTACAGCCCCCAGTTCCACAAGG TGACCGTGGCAGGCATCAGCATCTACTGCTACGCGTGGCTGGTGCCCCTGGCCCTGTGGGGTTTTCTGCGGTGGCGCAAGGGTGTCCGGGAGCGCATGGGGCCCTACACCTTCCTGGAGACCGTGTGCGTCTACGGCTACTCCCTCTTTGTCTTCATCCCCATGGTG GTCCTGTGGCTCATCCCTGTGCCTTGGCTGCAGTGGCTCTTTGGGGCACTGGCCCTGGGCCTGTCGGCCACCGGGCTGGTATTCACCCTCTGGCCTGTGGTCCGTGAGGACACCAGGCTGGTGGCCATGGTGCTGCTGTCTGCCGTTGTGCTGCTCCATGCACTCCTGGCCGTGGGCTGTAAG TTGTACTTCTTCCAGTCACTGCCTCCGGAGAACGTGGCTCCTCCACCCCAAATCACATCTCTGCCCTCAAACATCCCGCTGCCCCCTACCCTGCCAAAGTCCATGGCCCCCTCCTAG